A part of Babylonia areolata isolate BAREFJ2019XMU chromosome 6, ASM4173473v1, whole genome shotgun sequence genomic DNA contains:
- the LOC143282968 gene encoding ras-like GTP-binding protein rhoA, with the protein MIDSSNTEKSRRMKVLKTHVKMLFSCFGSKAQAPPATSSTTARGPPTGATTPAALHQRDRKRGDEEVALFDKAVEEAEEVDAGRRRAKMRRRKRKMVVVGDGECGKTCLLQRFCRDTYNLNGYLPTVFDTDVVDVHVDDTTVELIVTDTAGQEDYDRLRPYSYPDTDVVVVCFSIDNPDSLENVRLTWVPEVRHFCGNVPVLLVGNKMDLRGQGEVELHRSTATSEDFLDLPECSPSASLIKQGPVKESSARKLADEVGAVGYWETSALLDQGVTEVFQAASRAALGRLGGQSTTVKGGQRRERPWRQLRNDVGGGGTSWRGLSG; encoded by the exons ATGATAGATTCTTCGAACACTGAAAAGTCACGGCGTATGAAAGTACTGAAAACGCACGTCAAAATGCTATTTTCTTGTTTCGGAAGCAAag CTCAAGCCCCCCCGGCAACATCCTCAACAACAGCACGGGGCCCGCCGACAGGGGCCACAACTCCTGCCGCCCTGCACCAGCGCGACCGGAAACGTGGTGATGAGGAAGTTGCCCTCTTCGACAAGGCGGTTGAAGAGGCAGAGGAGGTGGATGCcgggaggaggagggcgaagatgaggcggaggaagaggaagatggtggtggtgggtgacggGGAGTGTGGCAAGACGTGTCTCCTGCAGCGATTCTGCCGCGACACCTACAACCTGAACGGCTACCTGCCCACCGTGTTTGACACGGACGTGGTGGACGTGCATGTGGATGACACCACG GTGGAACTGATCGTCACCGACACGGCAGGCCAGGAGGACTACGATCGCCTCCGCCCTTACTCCTACCCGGACACGGACGTGGTCGTCGTCTGCTTCTCCATCGACAACCCGGACAGCCTGGAGAACGTGCGCCTCACCTGGGTGCCCGAGGTCCGACACTTCTGCGGGAACGTGCCCGTGCTGCTGGTGGGCAACAAGATGGACCTGAGGGGTCAGGGGGAGGTGGAGCTCCACCGCAGCACGGCCACCAGCGAGGACTTCCTGGACCTCCCGGAGTGCAGCCCCAGCGCCTCCCTCATCAAGCAAGGACCCGTGAAAGAGTCGTCGGCCAGGAAACTGGCTGATGAGGTCGGGGCGGTGGGGTACTGGGAGACCTCAGCCCTCCTGGACCAGGGCGTCACGGAGGTCTTCCAGGCGGCCAGCAGGGCTGCCCTGGGCCGTCTCGGGGGCCAGTCCACCACCGTCAAAGGGGGTCAGAGGAGAGAAAGGCCGTGGCGGCAGTTAAGGAACgacgtgggaggaggaggaacttcCTGGAGAGGCTTGTCGGGATGA